In Equus caballus isolate H_3958 breed thoroughbred chromosome 7, TB-T2T, whole genome shotgun sequence, one DNA window encodes the following:
- the APOA5 gene encoding apolipoprotein A-V isoform X1: MASKAAVLTWALALILAFSTAWARKGFWDYFSQSSRDKGRVEQIQQQKLAWEPARLKDSREQDLSNMDKFLEKLGLLSGQGKVPPGLPHDPVGMWQRLQEELEEVRARLEPYMTEVHERVGWNLEGLRRQLKPYTMELMEQVALRVQELQEQLRVVGEDTKTQLLGGVDEARGLLQELQSRVAHHTDRVKALFHPYAERLVSGIGRHVQELHRSVAPHAAASPARLSRCVQVLSQKLTLKAKALHARIQQNLDRLREELSAFAGAGAGASAGSAKEGADPDPQVLSQEVRQRLQAFRHDTFLQIAAFTHAIDQETEEVQQQLAPPPPGHHAFAPEFLPGDSGKARSELQARLDDLWEDINYSIHNDGLGGGGGEP, from the exons ATGGCAAGCAAGGCTGCAGTTCTGACCTGGGCTCTGGCCCTCATCTTAG CGTTTTCAACGGCCTGGGCACGGAAGGGCTTCTGggactacttcagccagagcagccGCGATAAAGGCAGGGTGGAGCAGATCCAGCAGCAGAAGCTGGCGTGGGAGCCCGC CAGGCTGAAAGACAGCCGTGAGCAAGACCTCAGCAATATGGACAAGTTCCTGGAAAAGCTGGGCCTTCTGAGTGGGCAGGGAAAGGTGCCTCCTGGGCTCCCACACGACCCGGTGGGCATGTGGCAGCGGCTGCAGGAGGAGTTGGAAGAGGTGAGGGCCCGCCTGGAGCCCTACATGACAGAGGTACACGAGCGCGTGGGCTGGAACCTGGAAGGGCTGCGGCGGCAGCTGAAGCCCTATACCATGGAGCTGATGGAGCAGGTGGCCCTGCGCGTACAGGAGCTGCAGGAGCAGTTGCGCGTGGTCGGAGAGGACACCAAGACCCAGCTGCTGGGAGGCGTGGATGAGGCGCGGGGCCTGCTGCAGGAACTGCAGAGCCGCGTGGCGCACCACACCGACCGCGTCAAGGCGCTCTTCCACCCCTACGCCGAGCGCCTGGTGTCGGGCATCGGGCGCCACGTGCAGGAGCTGCACCGCAGCGTGGCCCCGCACGCCGCCGCCAGCCCGGCGCGCCTCAGCCGCTGCGTGCAGGTGCTCTCGCAGAAGCTCACGCTCAAGGCCAAGGCCCTGCACGCACGCATCCAGCAGAACCTGGACCGGCTACGCGAAGAGCTCAGCGCCTTTGCCGGGGCCGGCGCCGGCGCCAGCGCAGGCAGCGCGAAGGAAGGGGCCGACCCAGACCCCCAGGTTCTGTCCCAGGAGGTGCGCCAGCGACTCCAGGCTTTCCGCCACGACACCTTCCTGCAGATCGCCGCCTTCACCCACGCCATTGACCAGGAGACTGAGGAGGTCCAGCAGCAGCTGGCGCCGCCCCCACCAGGCCACCACGCCTTCGCCCCAGAGTTCCTCCCAGGGGACAGCGGCAAGGCCCGGAGTGAGCTGCAGGCCCGTCTCGACGACCTGTGGGAAGACATCAACTATAGCATTCATAACGATGGGCTCGGTGGTGGCGGCGGGGAGCCCTGA
- the APOA5 gene encoding apolipoprotein A-V isoform X2: protein MASKAAVLTWALALILAFSTAWARKGFWDYFSQSSRDKGRVEQIQQQKLAWEPALKDSREQDLSNMDKFLEKLGLLSGQGKVPPGLPHDPVGMWQRLQEELEEVRARLEPYMTEVHERVGWNLEGLRRQLKPYTMELMEQVALRVQELQEQLRVVGEDTKTQLLGGVDEARGLLQELQSRVAHHTDRVKALFHPYAERLVSGIGRHVQELHRSVAPHAAASPARLSRCVQVLSQKLTLKAKALHARIQQNLDRLREELSAFAGAGAGASAGSAKEGADPDPQVLSQEVRQRLQAFRHDTFLQIAAFTHAIDQETEEVQQQLAPPPPGHHAFAPEFLPGDSGKARSELQARLDDLWEDINYSIHNDGLGGGGGEP, encoded by the exons ATGGCAAGCAAGGCTGCAGTTCTGACCTGGGCTCTGGCCCTCATCTTAG CGTTTTCAACGGCCTGGGCACGGAAGGGCTTCTGggactacttcagccagagcagccGCGATAAAGGCAGGGTGGAGCAGATCCAGCAGCAGAAGCTGGCGTGGGAGCCCGC GCTGAAAGACAGCCGTGAGCAAGACCTCAGCAATATGGACAAGTTCCTGGAAAAGCTGGGCCTTCTGAGTGGGCAGGGAAAGGTGCCTCCTGGGCTCCCACACGACCCGGTGGGCATGTGGCAGCGGCTGCAGGAGGAGTTGGAAGAGGTGAGGGCCCGCCTGGAGCCCTACATGACAGAGGTACACGAGCGCGTGGGCTGGAACCTGGAAGGGCTGCGGCGGCAGCTGAAGCCCTATACCATGGAGCTGATGGAGCAGGTGGCCCTGCGCGTACAGGAGCTGCAGGAGCAGTTGCGCGTGGTCGGAGAGGACACCAAGACCCAGCTGCTGGGAGGCGTGGATGAGGCGCGGGGCCTGCTGCAGGAACTGCAGAGCCGCGTGGCGCACCACACCGACCGCGTCAAGGCGCTCTTCCACCCCTACGCCGAGCGCCTGGTGTCGGGCATCGGGCGCCACGTGCAGGAGCTGCACCGCAGCGTGGCCCCGCACGCCGCCGCCAGCCCGGCGCGCCTCAGCCGCTGCGTGCAGGTGCTCTCGCAGAAGCTCACGCTCAAGGCCAAGGCCCTGCACGCACGCATCCAGCAGAACCTGGACCGGCTACGCGAAGAGCTCAGCGCCTTTGCCGGGGCCGGCGCCGGCGCCAGCGCAGGCAGCGCGAAGGAAGGGGCCGACCCAGACCCCCAGGTTCTGTCCCAGGAGGTGCGCCAGCGACTCCAGGCTTTCCGCCACGACACCTTCCTGCAGATCGCCGCCTTCACCCACGCCATTGACCAGGAGACTGAGGAGGTCCAGCAGCAGCTGGCGCCGCCCCCACCAGGCCACCACGCCTTCGCCCCAGAGTTCCTCCCAGGGGACAGCGGCAAGGCCCGGAGTGAGCTGCAGGCCCGTCTCGACGACCTGTGGGAAGACATCAACTATAGCATTCATAACGATGGGCTCGGTGGTGGCGGCGGGGAGCCCTGA